In the genome of Elusimicrobiota bacterium, one region contains:
- a CDS encoding NADH-quinone oxidoreductase subunit A: MIEMANIGIFAVLAVIFATVTLSAAWLLRARARVQEERKMMPYECGILPSGGTDIRIHLRFYTFALLFVLFDVETLYIFPWAVKAKEAGAAGLLAIGIFAGMLLLGLFYAWRKGALEWE; encoded by the coding sequence ATGATCGAAATGGCTAACATCGGCATCTTCGCGGTGCTGGCCGTTATTTTTGCCACGGTCACCTTATCCGCCGCCTGGCTGCTTCGAGCCAGGGCGCGCGTCCAGGAAGAGCGCAAAATGATGCCTTACGAGTGCGGCATTTTGCCTTCCGGCGGAACCGATATCCGCATCCACCTGCGTTTTTATACCTTTGCTTTGCTGTTCGTGCTGTTCGACGTTGAAACCCTGTATATTTTTCCCTGGGCCGTGAAAGCCAAAGAAGCCGGCGCCGCCGGATTATTGGCCATCGGCATTTTCGCGGGCATGCTGTTGTTGGGCCTTTTCTACGCCTGGCGCAAGGGGGCCTTGGAGTGGGAGTAA
- a CDS encoding NADH-quinone oxidoreductase subunit I encodes MTNGYFQTIYQGFAGTIKGLIVTFKHMIKPSITVNYPLAKLKPYERFRGALLFDAVTCIGCNLCVKACPSKCIGLENQKSPEGKTLKGVNWYYIDFGKCNFCRLCEESCPTKPKSVWHSLDYETVFFSRQEMTRCWKPGDPWIGTYWEPGEKTYKLPAGGQIPIEEIPSRR; translated from the coding sequence ATGACAAACGGATATTTTCAAACCATTTATCAAGGATTCGCGGGAACCATCAAGGGCTTGATCGTTACGTTCAAGCATATGATCAAACCCTCAATCACGGTCAATTACCCGTTAGCTAAATTGAAGCCCTATGAGCGTTTTCGCGGCGCGCTGTTGTTCGACGCGGTCACCTGCATCGGCTGCAATTTGTGCGTCAAAGCCTGCCCTTCGAAATGCATCGGGCTTGAAAATCAAAAGTCGCCGGAAGGCAAAACCTTGAAGGGCGTCAATTGGTATTACATCGATTTCGGCAAATGCAATTTTTGCCGTTTATGCGAGGAGTCATGCCCCACGAAGCCCAAATCCGTTTGGCATTCATTGGACTATGAAACCGTTTTTTTCAGCCGCCAGGAAATGACGCGCTGTTGGAAGCCCGGCGATCCCTGGATCGGGACGTACTGGGAGCCCGGAGAAAAGACCTATAAACTGCCCGCGGGCGGACAGATTCCGATCGAGGAAATACCCTCCAGGAGATGA
- a CDS encoding NADH-quinone oxidoreductase subunit D, translating to MTSSAATLAPSALKTDQMFINLGPQHPSTHGVLRLGLTLDGEIIVKAEPDVGYLHRGTEKLSEVRGYHHCVVMTDRWDYVSAMPNNLVFCLAVEKLLKIEIPARAQYLRVLMCEMNRIASHLLFLGTYGIDIGAFTPFLHAFREREMVLDLFEMVSGARMTYNYIRIGGVMMDLPQGWTDKCAEFLKYFKGKLKEYDDLLTFNPIFMDRTKTVGLISKEQAVNWALSGPNLRGSGVAYDARKMFPYCVYDKMDFQICVGETGSCWDRYFVRIREMAESVKISEQCLREMPAGDVMAKGVAKIPKPMPGEAYAHVEGSRGDLGIYLVSDGGASPFRMHVRAPSFINLAILQEALVGLKVSDMIAVLGSTDIVLGEVDR from the coding sequence ATGACTAGTTCGGCCGCGACGCTCGCTCCCTCCGCGCTAAAAACCGACCAGATGTTCATCAATCTGGGGCCGCAGCACCCTAGCACGCACGGCGTTTTGCGTTTGGGCCTGACCCTGGACGGGGAAATCATCGTCAAAGCCGAGCCGGATGTCGGCTATCTGCACCGGGGCACGGAAAAGCTTTCGGAGGTGCGCGGTTATCATCATTGCGTCGTGATGACGGACCGGTGGGATTATGTGTCCGCCATGCCCAATAATTTGGTTTTTTGTTTGGCCGTGGAGAAGCTGCTGAAAATCGAAATTCCGGCGCGTGCCCAATACTTGAGGGTCTTGATGTGCGAGATGAACCGCATCGCTTCCCACCTGCTGTTTTTGGGCACTTACGGCATCGATATCGGCGCCTTCACCCCGTTTTTGCACGCCTTCAGGGAGCGCGAGATGGTCTTGGACCTTTTTGAAATGGTTTCCGGGGCCCGGATGACGTACAACTACATCAGGATCGGCGGCGTGATGATGGACTTGCCGCAGGGCTGGACGGACAAATGCGCGGAGTTCCTTAAATATTTCAAAGGAAAATTGAAGGAATACGATGATTTGCTGACCTTCAATCCGATTTTTATGGACCGCACGAAAACCGTGGGCCTGATTTCCAAAGAGCAGGCCGTCAACTGGGCTTTGTCCGGTCCCAATTTAAGGGGCAGCGGCGTGGCCTATGACGCGCGCAAAATGTTTCCTTACTGCGTGTACGACAAAATGGATTTTCAGATTTGCGTCGGTGAAACCGGTTCCTGCTGGGACCGCTATTTCGTGCGCATACGGGAAATGGCCGAATCCGTGAAAATCTCGGAGCAATGTTTAAGGGAGATGCCCGCCGGCGATGTCATGGCCAAGGGCGTCGCCAAAATTCCCAAACCCATGCCCGGTGAAGCCTACGCCCATGTCGAGGGTTCGCGCGGCGATCTAGGCATTTATTTGGTGTCTGACGGCGGGGCGTCGCCTTTTCGTATGCATGTGCGCGCGCCGTCCTTTATTAATTTGGCTATTTTGCAGGAGGCCTTGGTCGGGCTCAAGGTTTCGGATATGATCGCTGTTTTGGGTTCGACGGATATTGTTTTAGGCGAGGTGGACCGTTAA
- the nuoH gene encoding NADH-quinone oxidoreductase subunit NuoH, translating to MVPAWTAEGVWILAKALVVLHIILFNGLFLVWWERKISAHIQSRLGPIFVGGWHGWLQTAADGLKLLLKEDAAPTERDSFIHTLAPALVFVPVLLCFAPVPFGRDLEAADINVGVMYVFACAGVSVLGVVLAGWASANKYSILGGLRSAAQFVSYELPRAFSIVPLVAIAGSLSLTDIVTAQEGYWLGILPKWFIFYPVVGQVSFIIFLIASVAETNRVPFDIAEAESELVAGFHTEYSGMKFSLFFLTEYAYVFLASALMATFFLGGGAPLFPFLDFIPSWAWFVGKTLFFVFCFLWFRWTFPRFRIDRLMDFNWKFLLPWSFANLLFVVPYLYL from the coding sequence ATGGTTCCGGCTTGGACCGCGGAGGGCGTTTGGATTTTGGCCAAGGCCCTGGTCGTCCTTCACATTATTCTTTTCAACGGGCTTTTTTTGGTGTGGTGGGAACGTAAAATCTCGGCGCATATTCAATCGCGCCTGGGCCCGATTTTCGTGGGCGGCTGGCACGGCTGGCTTCAGACAGCCGCCGACGGCCTCAAGCTGCTGTTGAAGGAAGACGCGGCGCCTACGGAGAGGGACTCTTTTATTCATACCTTGGCCCCGGCCTTGGTTTTTGTCCCTGTTTTATTGTGCTTCGCGCCGGTGCCTTTCGGCCGTGACCTGGAGGCCGCTGATATTAATGTCGGCGTCATGTATGTTTTCGCCTGCGCCGGCGTATCGGTTCTAGGCGTTGTGCTGGCCGGTTGGGCCAGCGCCAATAAATATTCGATTTTGGGCGGTTTGCGTTCCGCGGCCCAATTCGTTTCTTATGAATTGCCGAGGGCTTTCAGCATCGTGCCCCTGGTCGCGATCGCCGGGAGTTTGTCCTTGACCGATATCGTGACCGCCCAGGAGGGTTATTGGCTGGGGATTCTTCCTAAATGGTTCATTTTTTATCCCGTGGTCGGCCAGGTGTCGTTCATTATTTTTTTGATCGCAAGCGTGGCTGAAACCAATCGCGTGCCCTTCGACATCGCCGAAGCGGAATCCGAACTGGTGGCCGGCTTCCATACCGAATATTCGGGCATGAAATTTTCCCTGTTTTTCTTGACTGAATACGCCTACGTTTTTTTGGCCAGCGCCCTCATGGCCACGTTTTTTTTGGGCGGCGGCGCGCCGTTGTTTCCGTTCCTTGATTTCATCCCCTCATGGGCCTGGTTTGTGGGAAAAACGTTGTTTTTTGTGTTTTGCTTTCTATGGTTTCGCTGGACATTCCCCCGCTTTCGCATCGACCGGTTGATGGATTTCAATTGGAAATTCCTTCTGCCCTGGAGTTTCGCTAATTTGCTTTTTGTCGTGCCGTACCTTTACCTCTGA
- a CDS encoding NADH-quinone oxidoreductase subunit M, giving the protein MPLLSIITFLPLLGALIILCLDKNDTKAVQRTGFVASGLALLASIVLLVMFDSSRPDIQFVEEFSWIPALNVHYFLGVDGLSMPLVVLTTLLTVVSLVASLSITNRVKEYWFWFLVLETGMIGVFGALDFFLFYVFWEITLVPMYFLIGIWGGPKKEYAAVKFFLYTLFGSVFMLLAIIALYFASEPHTLSILELTAQRNRFIELGMTFQMLVFLGFYLAFAIKVPLFPFHTWLPLAHVEAPTAVSVILAGVLLKMGGYGLLRVNLPMFPEATKAALPFLVAIAVINIVYGALCAMAQKDLKRMVAYSSINHMGYAMLGIVSLSAAGFNGAVFQFVTHGIITGALFLLVGVIYDRTHTRDIDAFGGLASKLPVYAGVMTLASMASLGLPGLAGFIGEFLCFLGAFGSWKVAAAISVTGILVTAAFFLTMIKKVFLGPLNQQWSGLTDMNTRELIAVAPLAVLTILLGVYPRLGLDLMNETMTMLANFVRGS; this is encoded by the coding sequence ATGCCGCTTCTTTCGATCATCACTTTTTTGCCGCTGCTGGGCGCTTTAATCATTCTTTGCCTTGACAAGAACGACACCAAGGCCGTTCAGCGCACCGGGTTCGTTGCTTCCGGCTTGGCGCTGTTGGCCAGCATCGTGCTGTTGGTTATGTTCGACTCCAGCCGCCCGGACATTCAATTCGTGGAAGAGTTCAGCTGGATTCCCGCTTTAAACGTGCATTATTTTCTGGGCGTGGACGGGCTTTCCATGCCCTTGGTGGTGCTGACCACGCTCTTGACCGTGGTTTCGTTGGTCGCGAGCTTGAGCATCACCAACCGCGTCAAAGAATACTGGTTTTGGTTTTTGGTCCTTGAAACCGGCATGATCGGCGTTTTCGGGGCGCTGGACTTTTTCTTGTTCTATGTTTTCTGGGAAATCACGCTGGTCCCCATGTATTTCTTAATCGGCATTTGGGGCGGGCCGAAAAAAGAGTACGCGGCCGTCAAATTTTTCCTGTACACGCTGTTCGGCTCGGTGTTCATGTTGTTGGCCATCATCGCGTTGTACTTCGCCAGCGAGCCGCATACGTTGAGCATCCTGGAGCTGACCGCGCAGAGGAACCGCTTCATTGAATTGGGTATGACCTTCCAGATGCTGGTGTTCCTGGGCTTTTATCTGGCGTTCGCCATTAAAGTTCCGCTGTTTCCGTTCCATACCTGGCTGCCGTTGGCTCACGTGGAAGCGCCCACCGCGGTATCCGTGATTCTTGCGGGCGTGTTGCTGAAAATGGGCGGCTACGGTTTGCTGCGCGTCAATTTGCCCATGTTCCCGGAAGCGACCAAGGCGGCTTTGCCTTTTTTGGTGGCGATCGCGGTCATTAATATCGTTTACGGGGCTCTTTGCGCCATGGCCCAGAAGGATTTAAAGCGCATGGTGGCTTATTCTTCGATCAATCACATGGGTTACGCCATGCTGGGCATCGTCAGCCTTTCCGCCGCGGGCTTCAATGGCGCGGTGTTTCAATTCGTCACCCACGGCATCATCACCGGGGCGCTCTTCTTGCTCGTCGGCGTCATCTATGATCGCACGCACACCAGGGACATCGACGCCTTCGGCGGTTTGGCCTCGAAACTTCCGGTGTACGCCGGCGTGATGACATTGGCATCCATGGCCTCTTTGGGCCTGCCGGGTTTGGCCGGGTTTATCGGCGAGTTTTTATGCTTTTTAGGCGCGTTCGGTTCCTGGAAAGTGGCCGCCGCCATTTCGGTGACGGGCATTTTAGTGACTGCGGCTTTTTTCCTGACCATGATCAAAAAGGTGTTCCTGGGTCCCTTGAACCAGCAATGGTCCGGTTTGACGGATATGAACACGCGCGAGTTGATTGCGGTGGCGCCGTTGGCTGTGCTGACTATTTTGTTGGGCGTTTACCCGCGTTTGGGCCTTGATTTGATGAATGAGACCATGACCATGCTGGCGAATTTCGTGAGGGGAAGTTAA
- a CDS encoding NADH-quinone oxidoreductase subunit C has product MSDILAKVKQRFPSVALIEPSPVYDIASLKVAPGDYLSLMRFLKEDMDFEYLDFLTAVDWKGAVDVRGYITDPNPNPFLPEGATPEIAVETNPKFPYRDVIELVVILSNWKIPAKLCVRAELSRSEPKISSLSGFWKGADWQERETFDLLGVHFEGHHNLTKILTPDFTQGHPLRKDYVHVKDKYD; this is encoded by the coding sequence TTGTCTGATATTCTGGCCAAAGTCAAACAGCGGTTCCCCTCAGTTGCCTTAATCGAACCATCGCCCGTTTACGATATCGCTTCGCTTAAGGTTGCGCCGGGCGATTATTTATCCCTGATGCGTTTCCTGAAAGAGGATATGGATTTCGAATACCTGGATTTTTTGACGGCCGTTGACTGGAAGGGCGCGGTGGATGTCAGGGGTTATATCACGGACCCCAACCCCAATCCGTTTTTGCCCGAGGGAGCCACTCCCGAGATTGCGGTGGAAACAAACCCCAAATTTCCCTATCGCGACGTCATTGAACTGGTCGTCATCCTCAGCAACTGGAAAATCCCGGCCAAGCTTTGCGTGCGCGCGGAACTGTCCCGGTCGGAGCCAAAAATTTCTTCGCTCTCCGGCTTTTGGAAGGGCGCCGATTGGCAGGAGAGGGAAACGTTCGATTTGCTGGGCGTTCATTTCGAAGGCCATCACAATTTGACCAAGATTTTAACGCCTGATTTCACTCAAGGGCATCCCTTGAGAAAAGATTACGTCCACGTGAAGGACAAATATGACTAG
- the nuoL gene encoding NADH-quinone oxidoreductase subunit L encodes MLIEYSPLIFFLPLLAFPVILALGRWLPAKGASLGIAVMSACFALSAALFGGALSGSITLPYRQSVTWFNFGMYDVTMGVMVDGLTIVMLAVVTLVSLLVQIYSWSYMHGDPRIKRFYAFLSLFTASMLGLVLADNLVVLFACWELVGLCSYFLIGFWFEKPEAADAGQKAFLTTKLGDLGLALGLFLIFATVRTFSIPSLAEMAQSGFFPKDMALWASLLLFCGAIGKSAQVPLFIWLPDAMEGPTPVSALIHAATMVAAGVFLVARMFFLFEINPMALQVVGLFGAITAFLAALMGLVPEDIKRVLAYSTVSQLGYMMAGLAVGGPQVGMFHFTTHAMFKALLFLGAGSVIHAMHTNDIWKMGGLSAKMPLTFITFAVAVLALAGIFPLAGFYSKDEIIHAAVASGNWPVAGLLFVTAGLTAYYMTRVLVVVFLNPPHDRERYGHAHESPAIMSIPLVILGVLSVVTGFLLHGDHGFARLVPYKLENHHVHVSTMTVALASSGVAVAGILGAWLIFGKRLIDYDRWQKRLYPLWYFLYHRMGFDEFWLFLAGLGQRLAKALAWLDDNILDKGLVDGWGLTTTLLSRLSGWFDAVVVDNLVDFWGWLTSGFGGLVRRTVSGFVQSYLLYVILGASLILAMRLYF; translated from the coding sequence ATGTTGATTGAATATTCGCCGCTGATTTTCTTCCTGCCGCTGTTGGCTTTTCCGGTGATCCTGGCTTTGGGCCGATGGCTGCCGGCGAAAGGCGCTTCGCTGGGCATCGCGGTGATGAGCGCGTGTTTCGCCTTGAGCGCGGCTCTCTTCGGCGGCGCGTTGTCGGGATCGATCACTTTGCCTTATCGCCAAAGCGTGACCTGGTTTAATTTCGGCATGTATGACGTGACCATGGGCGTGATGGTCGACGGCCTGACGATCGTTATGCTGGCCGTGGTGACGCTGGTGTCTTTGCTGGTTCAGATTTATTCCTGGAGTTATATGCACGGCGACCCGCGCATTAAGCGTTTTTACGCGTTTTTATCTTTGTTTACGGCTTCGATGCTGGGTCTGGTCTTGGCCGACAACTTGGTCGTGCTTTTTGCCTGTTGGGAACTGGTCGGCCTATGCTCCTATTTTTTGATCGGTTTTTGGTTCGAGAAGCCGGAGGCCGCCGATGCGGGCCAGAAAGCGTTTTTAACCACCAAGCTCGGCGATTTGGGTTTGGCCTTAGGCCTGTTTTTAATTTTTGCCACAGTGCGCACATTCTCCATCCCCAGCCTGGCGGAGATGGCTCAATCCGGATTTTTTCCCAAGGACATGGCGCTCTGGGCCTCCCTTCTTCTTTTCTGCGGCGCCATCGGCAAATCAGCGCAAGTGCCGCTGTTTATTTGGCTGCCGGACGCCATGGAAGGCCCGACCCCGGTGTCCGCCCTGATCCATGCCGCCACCATGGTGGCGGCCGGCGTGTTTTTGGTCGCGCGCATGTTTTTCCTTTTTGAAATCAATCCCATGGCCCTGCAAGTCGTTGGTTTGTTCGGCGCAATCACCGCGTTTTTGGCCGCATTAATGGGCCTTGTGCCGGAAGACATCAAGCGTGTCTTGGCCTATTCCACGGTTTCTCAATTGGGCTACATGATGGCCGGTTTGGCCGTGGGCGGGCCTCAGGTGGGCATGTTTCATTTCACCACTCATGCCATGTTCAAGGCTTTGCTCTTTTTAGGCGCCGGCTCGGTCATCCATGCCATGCATACCAACGATATTTGGAAAATGGGCGGGCTCTCGGCGAAAATGCCTTTGACGTTTATCACGTTTGCCGTCGCCGTTTTGGCTTTGGCGGGTATTTTCCCCTTAGCCGGTTTCTATTCCAAGGACGAAATTATTCACGCGGCCGTGGCTTCGGGCAATTGGCCGGTGGCCGGACTTTTGTTCGTGACCGCGGGTTTGACCGCCTACTACATGACCCGCGTCTTGGTCGTGGTGTTTTTGAACCCTCCCCATGACCGCGAACGCTACGGCCATGCCCATGAGTCTCCGGCCATCATGTCGATCCCGTTGGTGATTCTAGGCGTTCTTTCCGTGGTTACCGGTTTTCTCCTGCACGGCGATCATGGGTTCGCGCGTTTGGTTCCTTACAAGCTCGAGAACCATCACGTGCATGTTTCCACCATGACCGTGGCCCTGGCGTCATCGGGTGTCGCCGTGGCGGGCATCCTCGGCGCCTGGCTGATTTTCGGCAAGCGTCTGATTGATTACGATCGTTGGCAGAAGCGCCTGTACCCTCTGTGGTATTTTCTTTATCATCGCATGGGCTTCGACGAGTTCTGGCTTTTTTTGGCCGGACTTGGGCAGCGTTTAGCCAAGGCCTTGGCTTGGCTCGACGACAATATTTTGGACAAGGGTCTAGTGGACGGCTGGGGTCTGACCACGACGCTCCTATCGCGTTTGAGCGGCTGGTTTGATGCCGTCGTCGTCGACAATTTGGTTGATTTTTGGGGCTGGCTGACTTCCGGCTTCGGCGGCCTGGTGCGCCGCACGGTTTCCGGATTCGTGCAGAGCTACCTGCTCTATGTGATTTTAGGCGCGAGCCTGATCTTGGCGATGAGGCTCTACTTTTAA
- the nuoK gene encoding NADH-quinone oxidoreductase subunit NuoK, which translates to MELSAYLLVSALLFAIGVFGAVARRNIISVLMAVELMFNAANLNLVAANRLLYPGATVGQVMAIFSITIAAAEAVVGLALVLAIYRKFDNVFVEKFDLLKG; encoded by the coding sequence ATGGAACTTTCCGCTTATCTTCTTGTGTCCGCGCTGTTGTTCGCCATCGGCGTTTTCGGCGCCGTGGCCAGGAGAAACATCATCAGCGTGCTGATGGCCGTCGAACTGATGTTCAACGCCGCCAATTTGAACTTGGTCGCGGCCAACCGTCTGCTTTATCCGGGCGCGACCGTGGGCCAGGTCATGGCGATTTTCTCCATCACCATCGCCGCGGCCGAGGCTGTGGTGGGTTTGGCGTTGGTTTTGGCCATTTACAGAAAATTCGACAATGTGTTCGTCGAGAAATTTGACCTATTGAAAGGATAG
- a CDS encoding NADH-quinone oxidoreductase subunit J, whose product MMNLMLEQAIFTALAAMTVICALGVVLVRNVVHGTLLLGLCLTMVGGLYALLGADFIFAAQILIYVGAIAILFLFVVLLSGRKAEITDRPFNRTAAAGALSGAIALMILAGVIVQSREALRAFAGESTFVPTTPAIGETLLGPYAPGMEILGLVLLIALVGAVLLSKGLEEPPHNGFKKAQSHVRPSDGRSLRPKREEAAV is encoded by the coding sequence ATGATGAATTTGATGCTTGAGCAGGCGATTTTCACGGCGCTGGCGGCCATGACCGTGATTTGCGCGCTGGGCGTGGTGTTGGTCAGGAATGTGGTTCATGGCACGCTGTTGCTGGGCCTGTGCCTGACCATGGTGGGCGGGCTTTATGCGCTTTTGGGCGCGGATTTTATTTTTGCGGCCCAGATTTTAATTTACGTCGGCGCCATCGCTATTTTATTTCTGTTCGTCGTTCTCTTGTCCGGTCGCAAGGCCGAGATTACGGACCGGCCGTTTAACCGCACGGCCGCCGCCGGAGCATTGAGCGGCGCCATCGCCCTCATGATTTTAGCCGGCGTCATCGTTCAGTCGCGAGAGGCTTTGCGCGCGTTCGCGGGAGAATCGACATTCGTCCCGACGACGCCGGCCATCGGCGAAACCCTCCTGGGGCCATACGCGCCGGGCATGGAAATTTTGGGCTTGGTTCTATTGATCGCTTTAGTCGGGGCCGTGCTGTTGTCCAAAGGCCTGGAAGAGCCGCCGCATAACGGCTTTAAGAAGGCTCAAAGCCACGTCCGTCCTTCGGACGGCCGTTCATTGCGTCCGAAGCGCGAGGAGGCGGCGGTTTAA
- a CDS encoding SAM-dependent methyltransferase, translated as MIFKDWMEHALYDKNSGYYSRRLSSLPDYVTAPNFGPYLGQGLARELMREWPDLLNDWRGPLTLVEAGCGSEAQLSRAIIETLRVEDPVLYERLQVILVDRSVARLSAAFERLSRLFPGKVFACPDINQIAKMHGAVVSNELIDAFPVWLIRRRQAERVEEGHVSGDPERLSWRNCEDPVRVSFGLDLPNNVPYALNMDALRYLESAWNVMEGGFLITIDFGDCRPDVFQRVPVKAFADKRVKYPDFGRPGSEDLTSPVDFSLLLEWGHRLGFESTSYETLGSFLIRNGIGAGVKAGMDRGAVEDNLKIKSLIHPYGFGEDFKVLLQSK; from the coding sequence CCGGCGCCTGAGCTCGCTGCCGGATTATGTGACCGCCCCCAACTTTGGGCCATATTTGGGTCAGGGTTTAGCCAGGGAATTGATGCGCGAATGGCCGGATTTGTTGAACGATTGGCGCGGCCCCCTGACGTTGGTTGAGGCGGGCTGCGGTTCCGAAGCCCAATTAAGCCGCGCGATCATCGAAACCTTGCGCGTCGAAGACCCCGTCTTATACGAGCGCCTCCAGGTCATTTTGGTCGATCGCAGCGTGGCGCGGCTGAGCGCGGCTTTTGAGCGCCTGTCGCGTTTGTTCCCGGGCAAAGTATTCGCTTGCCCGGATATTAATCAAATCGCCAAAATGCACGGAGCCGTCGTTTCCAACGAACTGATCGACGCTTTTCCGGTCTGGCTGATCCGCCGCCGTCAAGCCGAACGCGTGGAAGAGGGCCATGTCAGCGGCGATCCCGAGCGTTTATCCTGGAGAAACTGCGAGGATCCGGTGCGCGTGTCGTTCGGCCTCGACCTGCCGAACAACGTCCCCTATGCCTTGAATATGGACGCCCTGCGCTACCTTGAATCCGCTTGGAATGTCATGGAGGGCGGCTTTCTGATCACCATTGATTTCGGCGATTGCCGTCCCGACGTTTTTCAGCGCGTTCCCGTCAAGGCGTTCGCCGACAAAAGGGTGAAGTACCCGGATTTCGGCCGCCCCGGGTCCGAGGACTTGACGAGTCCGGTGGATTTTTCCTTGTTGTTGGAGTGGGGCCATCGGCTGGGTTTTGAGTCCACGTCTTATGAAACCTTGGGGAGTTTTTTGATCCGCAACGGCATCGGCGCGGGGGTCAAGGCCGGCATGGATCGAGGGGCCGTCGAGGATAATCTTAAGATCAAGTCCCTGATCCATCCCTATGGATTTGGCGAAGATTTTAAAGTTTTGCTACAAAGCAAATAG
- a CDS encoding NADH-quinone oxidoreductase subunit B produces the protein MAVRIERIPGGEFALTTADFFINWARESSLWPLTFGLACCAIEMMGAYASRFDFDRFGVIPRPSPRQADVMIIAGTVVKKMADPIVTIYQQMPEPKFVISMGSCANCGGPYYDSYSVVKGVDKIIPVDIYIAGCPPRPEALQFAVTKLQERIKKMHPTRMGMAREPQEKGSRVW, from the coding sequence ATGGCCGTGCGAATCGAGCGCATCCCCGGCGGGGAATTCGCCCTGACCACGGCGGATTTTTTCATCAACTGGGCCCGCGAGTCTTCCTTGTGGCCCCTGACGTTCGGACTGGCCTGCTGCGCCATTGAAATGATGGGCGCTTACGCGAGCCGCTTTGATTTCGACCGCTTCGGCGTCATCCCCAGGCCCAGCCCGCGCCAGGCGGACGTCATGATCATCGCCGGCACCGTGGTCAAGAAAATGGCCGATCCCATCGTCACGATTTATCAGCAGATGCCCGAGCCCAAGTTCGTCATTTCCATGGGCTCCTGCGCCAATTGCGGCGGACCGTATTACGACAGTTATTCCGTGGTCAAGGGCGTGGATAAAATCATCCCGGTGGATATTTACATTGCCGGCTGCCCGCCTCGTCCTGAGGCGCTTCAGTTTGCGGTGACCAAGCTTCAAGAGAGAATCAAGAAAATGCACCCGACGCGCATGGGCATGGCCAGAGAACCTCAGGAAAAGGGCTCACGGGTCTGGTAG